In Duganella zoogloeoides, a single genomic region encodes these proteins:
- a CDS encoding AI-2E family transporter, translated as MSQQPADLPPATLTASPASSSAADPGVLQRFPIHVNARGLALGIIATVAFVWALQWSRNFLVPLLLGILISYTLSPLMGWMTRRRVPRAIAATLITAAIVGGSVMAVDKLHGEFEAIVEELPSTGHKLSKLVSERLHGGSSALQRIQAVATELQQATAGAQERRAARKAIPATSPEFPLMNWVWAGSMGLMGFLSQATMVIFLVFFLLLSGDTFKRKLVKLTGPSLSKKKITVHILEDINTSIQKYMLMLLVTNGMLAVMMWIALRWIGLENAGAWAIVAGLLHLMPYFGPLLIMLATGLVALLQFESIQMSVLVMGTSLAIATLVGTIITTWMTGRFARMNAAAVFVSLLFWGWLWGVWGLLLGVPVIVIVKVVAERVEGMEVVAELLGE; from the coding sequence ATGAGCCAGCAGCCCGCAGATCTTCCTCCCGCCACCCTCACGGCGAGCCCGGCATCGAGTAGCGCAGCCGACCCCGGTGTGCTTCAGCGTTTCCCCATCCATGTCAACGCCCGCGGTCTCGCGCTGGGCATCATTGCCACCGTCGCCTTCGTCTGGGCCCTGCAGTGGTCGCGCAATTTCCTGGTTCCCCTGCTGCTGGGCATTCTGATCAGCTACACCCTGAGTCCGCTGATGGGCTGGATGACGCGCCGGCGCGTGCCGCGCGCCATTGCCGCTACCCTGATCACGGCGGCCATCGTGGGCGGGTCGGTGATGGCGGTCGATAAACTGCACGGCGAGTTCGAGGCCATCGTCGAAGAGCTGCCCAGCACCGGCCACAAGCTGTCGAAGCTGGTCAGCGAACGCCTGCACGGTGGATCGAGCGCCTTGCAGCGCATCCAGGCCGTGGCCACCGAGTTGCAGCAGGCCACCGCAGGCGCCCAGGAGCGGCGCGCGGCGCGCAAGGCCATCCCGGCGACGTCGCCCGAGTTCCCCTTGATGAACTGGGTGTGGGCAGGCTCGATGGGGCTGATGGGCTTTCTGAGCCAGGCCACCATGGTGATCTTCCTGGTGTTTTTCCTGCTGCTGTCAGGCGACACCTTCAAGCGCAAGCTGGTCAAGCTTACCGGGCCGTCATTATCGAAGAAAAAAATCACGGTTCACATCCTGGAAGACATCAATACGTCGATCCAGAAATACATGCTGATGCTGCTGGTCACCAATGGCATGCTGGCAGTCATGATGTGGATCGCGCTGCGCTGGATCGGCCTGGAAAATGCCGGCGCCTGGGCCATCGTGGCCGGCTTGCTGCACCTGATGCCGTATTTCGGGCCGCTGCTGATCATGCTGGCAACGGGCCTGGTGGCGCTGCTGCAATTCGAGTCGATCCAGATGAGCGTGCTGGTGATGGGCACCTCGCTGGCCATCGCCACCCTGGTGGGCACCATCATCACCACCTGGATGACGGGCCGCTTCGCGCGCATGAATGCTGCTGCCGTGTTCGTCAGTTTGCTGTTCTGGGGCTGGTTGTGGGGCGTCTGGGGCTTGTTGCTGGGCGTACCCGTGATCGTGATCGTCAAGGTCGTGGCCGAGCGGGTGGAAGGAATGGAGGTGGTGGCCGAACTGCTGGGAGAGTAG
- a CDS encoding YihY/virulence factor BrkB family protein: MRKRDIFSVLKCTVSEWFSHRAGSMGAALAFYTLFSMAPILVLVLAIAGWFYGPQAAQGELFAQLNGLVGQQGAEAIQLVLAGAKNKEEGQLATIIAFFLLIFGATTVFAELKSSLDVIWQVPPVTTSTAWDVIRTRLLSFGMVLVLAFLLMVSLVVSAVLTIIQKYWDRIWVDAGEALTGINYAISFLVIAALFGVIFKMLPRVKLSWQDVSIGALGTAALFTLGKFAIGAYIGNSGVASSYGAAGSVIALLLWVYYSAQIFFLGAEFARQYALQLGSLKDKTSAP; this comes from the coding sequence ATGAGAAAAAGAGATATATTTTCGGTGCTGAAATGTACCGTTTCCGAATGGTTTTCGCACCGCGCCGGCAGCATGGGCGCGGCGCTGGCGTTCTACACCCTGTTTTCCATGGCGCCTATCCTGGTGCTGGTATTGGCCATTGCCGGCTGGTTCTATGGTCCGCAGGCGGCGCAGGGCGAGCTGTTCGCCCAGCTCAACGGCCTGGTCGGCCAGCAAGGCGCGGAAGCGATCCAGCTGGTCTTGGCCGGGGCAAAAAACAAGGAAGAAGGTCAACTGGCCACCATCATTGCGTTTTTCCTGCTGATCTTTGGCGCCACCACCGTGTTTGCCGAACTCAAGTCCAGCCTGGACGTGATCTGGCAGGTGCCGCCGGTGACGACCAGCACGGCATGGGACGTGATCCGTACCCGGCTACTGTCGTTCGGCATGGTGCTGGTGCTGGCATTCCTGCTGATGGTGTCGCTGGTGGTCAGCGCCGTGTTGACGATCATCCAGAAATACTGGGACCGGATCTGGGTCGATGCCGGCGAAGCGCTCACCGGCATCAACTACGCGATCAGCTTCCTGGTGATTGCCGCCTTGTTTGGCGTGATCTTCAAGATGCTGCCGCGCGTAAAGCTGTCGTGGCAGGATGTGAGCATTGGCGCGCTCGGTACCGCTGCCCTGTTCACGCTAGGCAAGTTTGCCATCGGCGCGTATATCGGCAATAGCGGCGTGGCCAGCAGCTATGGCGCGGCCGGCTCGGTGATTGCGCTGCTGCTCTGGGTGTATTACTCGGCGCAGATCTTTTTCCTGGGCGCGGAATTTGCGCGGCAGTATGCCTTGCAACTGGGCAGCCTGAAAGACAAAACTTCGGCGCCATGA
- a CDS encoding OmpA family protein, which translates to MNKTKKIALAAAALCASFSAMAQEPVINPSWYVQPSVNGIKPDDDFGVDRRGPGGGLKFGKAVNENWDVQMGGTYARSKDNGDRYQQQTLGVDGLYLFSRKSFRPFILVGAGVQRDKLALAGQNEISKNSPYISAGLGFQADMNERTTFQADIRNVHGFLRDDVFPRTDKSNNLYLTVGVNFAFAAPPRPAPPPPPAPVVAEPPPPPPAPMPPPPPPPVRMEKVTMSATEMFGFDSAKLNPNQPKLDEIATLLNNNPGINDVTIAGYTDRLGAESYNQKLSERRANSVKEYLVGKGVAANRLSAEGRGEANPVVTCDNKRKADLIKCLEPNRRVEVEQITIERRVN; encoded by the coding sequence TTGAATAAAACTAAGAAAATCGCCCTCGCCGCAGCAGCACTGTGTGCGTCGTTCTCCGCCATGGCTCAAGAGCCGGTCATCAACCCGTCGTGGTATGTCCAGCCTAGCGTCAACGGCATCAAACCGGACGACGACTTCGGCGTAGACCGTCGCGGCCCGGGTGGTGGCCTGAAGTTCGGTAAGGCAGTCAACGAAAACTGGGACGTGCAAATGGGTGGCACCTACGCCCGTTCGAAAGACAATGGCGACCGCTACCAGCAGCAAACCCTGGGCGTTGACGGCCTGTACCTGTTCTCGCGTAAGTCGTTCCGTCCATTCATCCTGGTCGGCGCCGGTGTCCAGCGCGACAAACTGGCCCTGGCCGGTCAAAACGAGATCTCCAAGAACTCGCCTTACATCAGCGCCGGTCTGGGTTTCCAGGCTGACATGAACGAACGTACCACGTTCCAGGCCGACATCCGCAACGTGCACGGCTTCCTGCGTGACGACGTGTTCCCACGCACCGACAAGAGCAACAACCTGTACCTGACCGTGGGTGTGAACTTCGCCTTCGCCGCGCCACCACGTCCGGCACCACCGCCACCACCGGCACCAGTCGTGGCCGAACCACCACCGCCACCACCAGCACCAATGCCACCACCGCCACCACCACCGGTGCGCATGGAAAAAGTGACGATGTCGGCCACCGAAATGTTCGGTTTCGACAGCGCCAAGCTGAACCCGAACCAGCCTAAACTGGACGAGATCGCGACCCTGCTGAACAACAACCCTGGCATCAACGATGTGACCATCGCCGGTTACACCGACCGCCTGGGCGCCGAGAGCTACAACCAGAAACTGTCCGAGCGCCGTGCCAACTCGGTCAAGGAATACCTGGTCGGCAAAGGCGTTGCAGCCAACCGCCTGAGCGCCGAAGGCCGTGGCGAAGCGAACCCTGTTGTCACCTGCGACAACAAGCGTAAAGCTGACCTGATCAAGTGCCTGGAGCCTAACCGTCGCGTCGAGGTGGAACAAATCACCATCGAACGTCGCGTGAACTAA
- a CDS encoding winged helix-turn-helix domain-containing protein has product MHAQPQTLVQNEMKASLDMQSTTSKLLERPVPLDRKPGLSMASIERVRSTSATLRRIENMQKLIAELSMHEMLADEIAWFLKFSPSGARKYIRDLREAGVIELARYVEGTATYLGKAVYQLTPDPERVAAFLAAIVQPKREGAPPRKERPGLREQAMAGSGRHFHILADDTHYAIRVNRGPVMRDPLVAALFGSAPSQQKAAE; this is encoded by the coding sequence ATGCACGCACAACCCCAAACCCTGGTTCAGAACGAAATGAAAGCGTCGCTCGACATGCAATCGACCACCAGCAAGCTGTTGGAGCGTCCCGTGCCACTGGACCGCAAACCCGGCTTGTCGATGGCCTCGATCGAGCGTGTGCGTTCCACTTCCGCCACCCTGCGCCGTATTGAAAACATGCAAAAGCTCATCGCCGAGCTGTCCATGCACGAAATGCTGGCCGATGAAATCGCCTGGTTCCTCAAGTTTTCGCCATCGGGCGCTCGCAAGTACATCCGCGACCTGCGCGAAGCCGGCGTGATCGAACTGGCGCGTTACGTCGAAGGCACCGCTACCTACCTGGGCAAGGCTGTGTACCAGCTCACGCCGGATCCGGAACGTGTCGCCGCCTTCCTGGCCGCCATCGTCCAGCCTAAACGCGAAGGTGCGCCACCGCGCAAGGAACGTCCAGGCCTGCGCGAGCAAGCCATGGCCGGCAGCGGTCGCCACTTCCACATCCTGGCCGATGACACCCATTACGCGATCCGCGTTAACCGTGGCCCGGTGATGCGCGACCCGCTGGTTGCCGCGCTGTTCGGCTCGGCGCCATCGCAGCAAAAAGCTGCCGAGTAA
- a CDS encoding M90 family metallopeptidase, with amino-acid sequence MEALIWIVLTLLAIALPLYYPRWRLRRLLARPLSAEAQAILQRNIPVYLRMPAELQQQLQKLVVQFLHQKKFVGCEGLEMTDEIAVTIAGQACMLLLNRHTKVYPALHTVLVYPSEFVAQRAEIGPGGVVTPGRQSMLGESWDDGRVVLSWDDVQRGAGDWTDGHNVVLHEFAHQLDSESGRANGAPYLGNRASYREWSEILQRNYDSLRMRAMYRQETVMDPYGATNPAEFFAVATETFYEKPYQMAEHHAELFAEFLKYYRVDPRQWMPPPPPPPPVQLEPGEISYSFNLH; translated from the coding sequence ATGGAAGCCTTGATCTGGATAGTCCTCACGCTGCTGGCCATAGCGCTCCCGCTGTATTACCCGCGCTGGCGCCTGCGCCGATTGCTGGCGCGGCCGTTATCGGCCGAAGCGCAGGCTATCTTGCAGCGTAATATCCCTGTCTATCTCCGCATGCCAGCCGAGTTGCAGCAGCAGTTGCAAAAGCTGGTCGTGCAGTTCCTGCATCAAAAGAAATTTGTCGGCTGCGAAGGGCTGGAGATGACCGACGAAATCGCCGTCACCATCGCCGGCCAGGCGTGCATGTTGCTGCTCAACCGACACACCAAGGTCTATCCGGCCTTGCACACGGTGCTCGTGTATCCGTCCGAATTCGTTGCGCAACGGGCGGAAATCGGCCCTGGCGGCGTGGTCACGCCGGGGCGCCAGAGCATGCTGGGCGAATCGTGGGACGATGGCCGCGTGGTGCTGTCGTGGGACGATGTGCAGCGCGGCGCCGGCGACTGGACGGACGGCCACAACGTGGTGCTGCACGAATTTGCCCACCAGCTTGACAGCGAATCGGGCCGCGCCAACGGCGCCCCGTACCTCGGTAACCGGGCCAGCTACCGCGAATGGTCGGAAATCTTGCAACGCAACTACGACAGCCTGCGCATGCGCGCCATGTATCGCCAGGAGACGGTGATGGACCCTTACGGCGCCACCAATCCGGCCGAATTCTTCGCGGTCGCCACCGAAACTTTCTACGAAAAGCCGTACCAGATGGCCGAGCACCATGCCGAGCTGTTTGCCGAGTTCCTCAAATACTACCGCGTCGATCCGCGCCAGTGGATGCCGCCACCACCGCCGCCGCCCCCGGTCCAGCTGGAGCCGGGCGAGATCAGCTACAGCTTCAACCTTCATTAG
- the hyi gene encoding hydroxypyruvate isomerase gives MPKFAANLSMLFTDVPFLDRFGAARAAGFEAVEFLFPYAWPAEQIAAQLREHGLQLVLFNLHPGDWDAGERGMACHPDRSDEFQASVAAARDYALVLGVQQVHCMAGKIPPGLAPEQARATYIANLRYAAGLLAPHGIKLLIEPINHFDMPGYLLNRSAQALAIIDEAGCPNLFLQYDIYHMQRMEGELSNTIRANLPRIAHLQVADTPGRHEPGTGEINYRHLYALLDQLGYDGWIGCEYNPAGDTRAGLGWLTALT, from the coding sequence ATGCCTAAATTTGCCGCCAACCTGTCGATGTTGTTTACCGACGTCCCCTTCCTCGACCGCTTTGGCGCCGCCCGCGCCGCCGGCTTCGAGGCTGTCGAATTCCTGTTCCCCTATGCATGGCCCGCCGAGCAGATCGCCGCGCAATTGCGCGAGCATGGCTTGCAACTGGTGCTGTTCAACCTGCACCCGGGCGACTGGGACGCGGGCGAGCGCGGCATGGCCTGCCACCCGGACCGCAGCGACGAATTCCAGGCCAGCGTGGCCGCCGCGCGCGATTACGCGCTGGTGCTGGGGGTGCAACAGGTACACTGCATGGCCGGAAAAATCCCGCCCGGCCTGGCGCCCGAGCAGGCGCGCGCCACCTATATTGCCAATCTGCGCTACGCCGCCGGGCTGCTGGCGCCGCACGGCATCAAGCTGCTGATCGAGCCGATCAACCATTTCGACATGCCCGGCTACCTGCTCAATCGCAGCGCGCAGGCGCTGGCGATCATCGACGAAGCCGGCTGCCCCAACCTGTTCCTGCAATACGACATCTATCATATGCAGCGCATGGAAGGCGAATTGAGCAACACCATCCGCGCCAACCTGCCGCGCATCGCCCACCTGCAAGTGGCCGACACGCCGGGCCGCCACGAGCCGGGCACCGGTGAAATCAATTACCGCCACCTGTACGCCCTGCTCGACCAGCTGGGCTACGACGGCTGGATCGGCTGCGAGTACAACCCGGCCGGCGACACCCGCGCGGGCCTGGGCTGGCTGACCGCACTCACCTAG
- a CDS encoding DEAD/DEAH box helicase has protein sequence MPFSSLGLSDAIVRAVADTGYTTPTPIQTQAIPAVLNGGDLLAGAQTGTGKTAGFTLPLLQLLSSSAVGKAFTTNSSPRAIRALILTPTRELAAQVEESVRIYGKYTKLNSAVIFGGVGINPQIKQLKHGVDILVATPGRLLDHMQQGTVDLSKVEVLILDEADRMLDMGFIRDIRKVLAVLPPKRQNLLFSATFSDEIKALADGLLNNPATIEVARRNSTVEVIAQKIHPVDRDKKHPMLAHLIKAHKWTQVLVFTRTKHGANNLVEKLGGDGITAMAIHGNKSQSARTRALSEFKDGTLQVLVATDIAARGIDIDQLPHVVNYDLPNVPEDYVHRIGRTGRAGATGEAVSLVCVDEHDMLKDIEKLIKQTLPREVIPGFEPDLNARAQPIQLRSGGPGHRNGGGGGRGGNGGGRGKPAGAGGNGGNGGGGKPRAPGAGAGASAGGGGRGGNGGGGNGGGARSGGGGGGQARTGGGGNGSAPRNGANPSQHRSGGRGR, from the coding sequence ATGCCATTTTCCTCACTCGGTTTGTCCGACGCTATCGTCCGCGCTGTTGCCGACACCGGCTACACCACCCCGACACCGATCCAGACCCAGGCCATTCCTGCCGTCCTGAACGGCGGCGACCTGCTGGCAGGCGCCCAGACCGGCACCGGCAAGACCGCCGGCTTCACCCTGCCGCTGCTGCAACTGCTGTCGTCCAGCGCTGTCGGCAAGGCATTCACCACCAATAGCTCGCCGCGCGCCATCCGCGCCCTGATCCTGACCCCGACCCGCGAACTGGCGGCCCAGGTCGAGGAAAGCGTGCGCATCTACGGCAAGTACACCAAGCTGAACTCGGCCGTGATCTTCGGCGGCGTCGGCATCAATCCGCAGATCAAGCAACTTAAACACGGCGTCGACATCCTGGTCGCCACCCCGGGCCGCCTGCTGGACCACATGCAGCAAGGCACCGTGGACCTGAGCAAGGTCGAAGTCCTGATCCTGGACGAAGCCGACCGCATGCTGGACATGGGCTTCATCCGCGACATCAGGAAAGTGCTGGCCGTGCTGCCGCCGAAACGCCAGAACCTGCTGTTCTCGGCCACCTTCTCGGACGAGATCAAGGCGCTGGCCGACGGCTTGCTGAACAACCCGGCCACCATCGAAGTGGCGCGCCGCAATTCGACCGTGGAAGTGATCGCGCAAAAGATCCACCCGGTTGACCGCGACAAGAAACACCCGATGCTGGCCCACCTGATCAAGGCCCATAAGTGGACCCAGGTGCTGGTCTTCACCCGCACCAAGCACGGCGCCAACAACCTGGTGGAAAAACTCGGTGGCGACGGCATCACTGCCATGGCCATCCACGGCAACAAGAGCCAGTCGGCCCGTACCCGCGCGCTGAGCGAATTCAAGGATGGCACGCTGCAAGTGCTGGTCGCCACCGACATCGCCGCGCGCGGTATCGACATCGACCAGTTGCCGCACGTAGTCAACTACGACCTGCCGAACGTGCCGGAAGACTATGTACACCGGATCGGCCGTACCGGCCGCGCCGGCGCCACCGGCGAAGCGGTGTCGCTGGTGTGTGTCGATGAGCATGACATGCTCAAGGATATCGAAAAGCTGATCAAGCAAACCCTGCCGCGTGAAGTGATTCCTGGCTTCGAGCCGGACCTGAACGCGCGCGCACAACCGATCCAGCTGCGTAGCGGCGGCCCTGGCCATCGCAACGGCGGCGGCGGTGGACGCGGCGGCAACGGCGGTGGCCGTGGCAAGCCGGCAGGCGCCGGTGGCAATGGCGGCAACGGCGGTGGCGGAAAACCGCGCGCGCCCGGCGCTGGCGCCGGCGCGTCGGCTGGCGGCGGTGGTCGCGGCGGCAACGGTGGTGGCGGTAATGGCGGCGGCGCCCGCAGCGGCGGCGGTGGCGGCGGTCAAGCCCGCACCGGTGGCGGCGGCAACGGCAGCGCCCCGCGCAATGGCGCCAACCCGTCGCAGCACCGCTCGGGTGGCCGCGGGCGTTAA
- a CDS encoding inositol monophosphatase family protein: protein MLNTAIKAARRAATVINRASFDLDRVIVTEKNHKDFVTDVDQAAEQEIIGVLSKAYPDHAFLAEESGASKNNHDEAEYCWIIDPLDGTTNFMHGFPQYCISIALAQRGVITQGVIYDPVRNDLFTATKGAGAYLNEKRIRVTKLDRIANALLSTGYQAGNAKALDEYLKMYGIMAERSHGVRRPGSAALDLAYVASGRLDGFYEKGLKPWDIAAGALMVTEAGGIVGEFNGESDYLYKGDIIAASPKIFGQMVGLLTPFA from the coding sequence ATGCTCAACACGGCGATCAAAGCTGCTCGCCGCGCCGCCACCGTCATCAATCGCGCCTCGTTCGACCTCGACCGCGTGATCGTGACCGAGAAAAATCACAAGGATTTCGTCACCGACGTCGATCAGGCGGCCGAACAAGAGATCATTGGCGTGCTGTCCAAGGCTTATCCCGACCACGCGTTCCTGGCTGAAGAGTCGGGCGCATCGAAGAACAACCACGACGAGGCTGAATACTGCTGGATCATCGACCCGCTCGATGGCACCACCAACTTCATGCACGGCTTCCCGCAATACTGCATCTCGATCGCACTGGCCCAGCGCGGCGTGATCACCCAGGGCGTGATCTACGACCCCGTGCGCAACGACCTGTTTACCGCCACCAAGGGCGCCGGCGCCTACCTGAACGAAAAACGTATCCGCGTTACCAAGCTCGATCGTATTGCCAACGCCCTGCTGTCCACCGGCTACCAGGCCGGCAACGCCAAGGCCCTCGACGAATACCTGAAAATGTACGGCATCATGGCCGAACGCAGCCACGGCGTACGCCGTCCGGGCAGCGCCGCGCTGGACCTGGCCTACGTGGCGTCGGGCCGCCTCGACGGTTTCTACGAAAAAGGCCTGAAGCCGTGGGATATCGCAGCGGGCGCCCTGATGGTGACCGAAGCGGGCGGCATCGTCGGCGAATTCAATGGCGAATCGGACTACCTGTACAAGGGTGACATCATTGCCGCCAGCCCGAAAATCTTCGGCCAGATGGTGGGTCTGCTGACCCCGTTTGCCTGA
- a CDS encoding RNA methyltransferase — translation MNLPQTPTNFFKQLRFILVETSRAGNIGAVARAMKTMGYSDLVLVNPRFADAVQDPEAVAFASGAQDILTGARVVGSMAEALDGINFAAAVSARLREYSPPVLTPRQFSTQLVAQPELHAAVIFGNERFGLPNEVVEQCNVLINIPANPEYSSLNLSQAAQVVAYECRMAVLDQAPQVVSARQPQGDANEIGFHGEAASLAQIEGMYQHLESALVEIGFLDAGNPRKLMPRLKRLFARAQLEKEEVNILRGIARQMTAERK, via the coding sequence ATGAACCTGCCCCAAACCCCTACTAACTTTTTCAAACAGCTGCGTTTCATCCTGGTCGAGACCAGTCGCGCGGGCAATATCGGGGCGGTGGCGCGGGCCATGAAAACCATGGGTTACAGCGACCTGGTGCTGGTCAATCCGCGCTTTGCCGATGCCGTGCAAGACCCGGAGGCGGTGGCATTCGCCAGCGGCGCCCAGGATATCCTGACCGGCGCCCGCGTGGTGGGCAGCATGGCCGAGGCGCTCGACGGCATCAACTTCGCTGCGGCCGTCAGCGCCCGCCTGCGCGAATATTCGCCGCCGGTGCTCACGCCACGGCAGTTTTCCACGCAACTGGTGGCGCAGCCTGAATTGCACGCTGCTGTCATTTTCGGCAACGAACGCTTCGGCCTGCCCAACGAGGTGGTCGAGCAGTGCAATGTGCTGATCAACATTCCCGCCAATCCCGAATACTCGTCGCTCAACCTGTCGCAGGCGGCGCAGGTGGTGGCGTACGAGTGCCGGATGGCCGTGCTCGACCAGGCGCCGCAGGTGGTCAGCGCGCGCCAGCCGCAGGGGGACGCCAACGAGATCGGCTTCCACGGCGAAGCTGCCAGCCTGGCGCAGATCGAGGGCATGTACCAGCACCTGGAAAGCGCGCTGGTCGAGATCGGTTTTCTCGATGCCGGCAATCCGCGCAAGCTGATGCCGCGCCTGAAGCGCCTGTTCGCAAGGGCGCAGCTGGAGAAGGAAGAAGTCAATATCCTGCGCGGAATTGCGCGGCAGATGACCGCGGAGCGCAAGTGA
- a CDS encoding esterase/lipase family protein, with amino-acid sequence MIKRLLILLLVIEVLGVLAVAAGLRTWLPDDWPATVAVLVALAGGVLVLLLVRMLIAANNFRISWRARSVPGAIHALNPLTAARLFLHEFASTMLTSSWYMLRPVGLQWQPQARGLPVLLIHGYGCNSGYWRPMSDQLRAAGINHYGIDLEPPGAAIDDFVPQVQAAVAHLCTATGSAQVIILAHSMGGLVARAYLRRHGADRIARVITLGTPHHGTVLADLGPGSNAVQMRCGSDWLGALAAFETAGDANLQRTLFCSIYSVHDNIVAPQDSSELPGARNLVFGAIGHVALGRHPEIVRCALAEIVSTQQCDFV; translated from the coding sequence ATGATCAAACGTCTGCTGATCCTCTTATTAGTGATCGAAGTGCTGGGCGTGCTGGCCGTGGCGGCCGGCCTGCGCACCTGGCTGCCTGACGACTGGCCGGCAACTGTCGCGGTACTGGTCGCGCTGGCCGGCGGTGTACTGGTATTGCTGCTGGTGCGCATGCTGATCGCCGCCAACAATTTCCGCATCAGCTGGCGCGCGCGCAGCGTGCCCGGCGCCATCCATGCGCTCAACCCGCTCACAGCAGCGCGGCTGTTCCTGCACGAGTTCGCATCCACCATGCTGACGTCGTCCTGGTATATGTTGCGCCCGGTCGGCCTGCAGTGGCAGCCGCAGGCGCGCGGGTTGCCGGTATTGCTGATCCATGGCTATGGCTGCAACAGCGGCTACTGGCGGCCGATGAGCGACCAGTTGCGGGCCGCCGGCATCAATCATTACGGTATCGACCTCGAGCCGCCCGGCGCCGCTATCGACGATTTCGTGCCGCAAGTGCAGGCGGCGGTAGCGCATTTGTGCACGGCGACTGGCAGCGCGCAAGTAATCATCCTGGCCCACAGCATGGGCGGGCTGGTGGCGCGCGCGTACTTGCGCCGTCACGGCGCGGACCGGATTGCCCGCGTGATCACGCTCGGTACTCCGCACCACGGCACCGTGCTGGCCGACCTCGGCCCCGGCAGCAACGCGGTGCAAATGCGTTGCGGCAGCGATTGGCTGGGCGCGCTGGCCGCCTTCGAGACGGCCGGTGACGCTAATTTGCAACGGACCTTGTTCTGTTCCATTTATTCTGTCCACGACAATATCGTCGCCCCGCAGGACTCGAGCGAGCTGCCCGGCGCGCGCAACCTGGTGTTCGGCGCCATAGGGCACGTGGCGCTGGGCCGGCATCCGGAGATCGTGCGCTGCGCGCTGGCAGAAATCGTTTCCACGCAACAGTGTGACTTTGTGTGA